In Kryptolebias marmoratus isolate JLee-2015 linkage group LG20, ASM164957v2, whole genome shotgun sequence, a genomic segment contains:
- the eef1da gene encoding eukaryotic translation elongation factor 1 delta a (guanine nucleotide exchange protein) isoform X4 has product MSGLQCLASENIWFDKYRYDEAEKHFYEGANGPTTHQQQSSSHSGGDQELVARMKSLELENQTLHKVVEEMRAALQKLESRVVVLEKSPAPAAVPCAKAAPVQAAPVKQVKVENGGDDDDIDLFGSDDEDEEAERLKQERLEAYAAKKAKKPAVIAKSSILLDVKPWDDETDMAKLEECVRSVQMDGLLWGASKLVPVGYGIKKLQINCVVEDDKVGTDILEEEITKFEDHVQSVDVAAFNKI; this is encoded by the exons ATGAGTGGACTGCAGTGCCTTGCCTCAGAGAACATCTGGTTCGACAAATACCGCTACGATGAGGCGGAGAAGCACTTCTACGAGGGAGCCAACGGCCCCACCACTCACCAGCAACAG TCCTCCTCGCACTCAGGAGGAGACCAGGAGCTGGTGGCACGCATGAAGAGCCTGGAGCTGGAGAACCAGACCCTGCACAAAG TGGTGGAGGAGATGAGGGCAGCCCTGCAGAAGTTGGAGTCCAGAGTGGTTGTCCTGGAGAAGTCCCCTGCACCAGCAGCTGTCCCATGTGCTAAG GCTGCACCAGTCCAGGCAGCTCCAGTCAAACAGGTGAAGGTGGAAAATGGTGGTGATGACGACGACATAGACTTGTTTGGcagtgatgatgaagatgaagaagcgGAGCGCCTCAAGCAGGAGCGTCTGGAAGCCTACGCAGCCAAAAAGGCCAAGAAACCTGCCGTCATCGCAAAGTCATCCATCCTGTTGGATGTCAAACCT TGGGATGATGAGACGGATATGGCGAAGCTGGAGGAGTGCGTGCGCTCGGTGCAGATGGACGGGCTCCTGTGGGGAGCTTCAAAGCTGGTTCCAGTCGGTTATGGCATCAAGAAGCTGCAGATCAACTGTGTGGTCGAGGATGATAAAGTTGGCACAGATATCCTGGAGGAAGAAATCACCAAGTTTGAAGACCAT gtcCAGAGTGTTGATGTTGCTGCCTTCAACAAGATCTAA
- the eef1da gene encoding eukaryotic translation elongation factor 1 delta a (guanine nucleotide exchange protein) isoform X1 has product MDQNPQQREVPQNAVPIGAFRQGNVPSVERGIISGDNVQFGRLRRRSHLSQSEGSGAEEERLGSSVEASGFYGQSPVLQGMQAEAVWYNRNIFEQAEGNFQRRLASNGNGPLSSPRSPNARGALTFHPRRSQDPQQDQGPAVTTVKASGTPHRQLGRGRNRTSSETEQGSKGSRGAHPRKRGFSETENRPRWDNTNMSGLQCLASENIWFDKYRYDEAEKHFYEGANGPTTHQQQGGQVKTAQQPAKGRQQKRQHRTSSSHSGGDQELVARMKSLELENQTLHKVVEEMRAALQKLESRVVVLEKSPAPAAVPCAKAAPVQAAPVKQVKVENGGDDDDIDLFGSDDEDEEAERLKQERLEAYAAKKAKKPAVIAKSSILLDVKPWDDETDMAKLEECVRSVQMDGLLWGASKLVPVGYGIKKLQINCVVEDDKVGTDILEEEITKFEDHVQSVDVAAFNKI; this is encoded by the exons ATGGATCAAAATCCTCAGCAGAGAGAAGTCCCTCAGAACGCTGTCCCCATCGGGGCCTTCAGGCAGGGTAACGTTCCCTCTGTGGAGCGAGGAATCATCAGCGGAGACAACGTCCAGTTCGGGAGGCTGCGACGTCGTTCGCATTTGTCCCAGTCTGAGGGCTCCGGTGCTGAAGAGGAGCGCCTGGGCTCCTCTGTGGAGGCAAGTGGCTTCTATGGCCAAAGCCCCGTCCTCCAGGGCATGCAGGCAGAAGCCGTCTGGTACAACCGCAACATCTTCGAGCAGGCGGAGGGCAACTTCCAGCGGCGGCTCGCTTCTAACGGCAATGGACCTCTGTCGTCTCCACGGAGCCCAAACGCCAGAGGAGCTTTGACCTTTCACCCCAGGCGCAGCCAGGACCCACAGCAGGATCAGGGGCCGGCCGTCACCACTGTGAAGGCATCCGGCACCCCTCACCGTCAGTTAGGCAGAGGCCGAAACCGCACCTCCTCTGAAACTGAGCAGGGGAGCAAGGGCAGCAGGGGGGCACACCCGAGGAAGAGGGGCTTCTCTGAGACGGAAAACAGGCCGAGATGGGACAA taCCAACATGAGTGGACTGCAGTGCCTTGCCTCAGAGAACATCTGGTTCGACAAATACCGCTACGATGAGGCGGAGAAGCACTTCTACGAGGGAGCCAACGGCCCCACCACTCACCAGCAACAG GGGGGGCAGGTGAAAACAGCCCAGCAGCCAGCCAAAGGGCGCCAGCAGAAACGGCAGCACAGAACT TCCTCCTCGCACTCAGGAGGAGACCAGGAGCTGGTGGCACGCATGAAGAGCCTGGAGCTGGAGAACCAGACCCTGCACAAAG TGGTGGAGGAGATGAGGGCAGCCCTGCAGAAGTTGGAGTCCAGAGTGGTTGTCCTGGAGAAGTCCCCTGCACCAGCAGCTGTCCCATGTGCTAAG GCTGCACCAGTCCAGGCAGCTCCAGTCAAACAGGTGAAGGTGGAAAATGGTGGTGATGACGACGACATAGACTTGTTTGGcagtgatgatgaagatgaagaagcgGAGCGCCTCAAGCAGGAGCGTCTGGAAGCCTACGCAGCCAAAAAGGCCAAGAAACCTGCCGTCATCGCAAAGTCATCCATCCTGTTGGATGTCAAACCT TGGGATGATGAGACGGATATGGCGAAGCTGGAGGAGTGCGTGCGCTCGGTGCAGATGGACGGGCTCCTGTGGGGAGCTTCAAAGCTGGTTCCAGTCGGTTATGGCATCAAGAAGCTGCAGATCAACTGTGTGGTCGAGGATGATAAAGTTGGCACAGATATCCTGGAGGAAGAAATCACCAAGTTTGAAGACCAT gtcCAGAGTGTTGATGTTGCTGCCTTCAACAAGATCTAA
- the eef1da gene encoding eukaryotic translation elongation factor 1 delta a (guanine nucleotide exchange protein) isoform X2 yields the protein MDQNPQQREVPQNAVPIGAFRQGNVPSVERGIISGDNVQFGRLRRRSHLSQSEGSGAEEERLGSSVEASGFYGQSPVLQGMQAEAVWYNRNIFEQAEGNFQRRLASNGNGPLSSPRSPNARGALTFHPRRSQDPQQDQGPAVTTVKASGTPHRQLGRGRNRTSSETEQGSKGSRGAHPRKRGFSETENRPRWDNTNMSGLQCLASENIWFDKYRYDEAEKHFYEGANGPTTHQQQVKTAQQPAKGRQQKRQHRTSSSHSGGDQELVARMKSLELENQTLHKVVEEMRAALQKLESRVVVLEKSPAPAAVPCAKAAPVQAAPVKQVKVENGGDDDDIDLFGSDDEDEEAERLKQERLEAYAAKKAKKPAVIAKSSILLDVKPWDDETDMAKLEECVRSVQMDGLLWGASKLVPVGYGIKKLQINCVVEDDKVGTDILEEEITKFEDHVQSVDVAAFNKI from the exons ATGGATCAAAATCCTCAGCAGAGAGAAGTCCCTCAGAACGCTGTCCCCATCGGGGCCTTCAGGCAGGGTAACGTTCCCTCTGTGGAGCGAGGAATCATCAGCGGAGACAACGTCCAGTTCGGGAGGCTGCGACGTCGTTCGCATTTGTCCCAGTCTGAGGGCTCCGGTGCTGAAGAGGAGCGCCTGGGCTCCTCTGTGGAGGCAAGTGGCTTCTATGGCCAAAGCCCCGTCCTCCAGGGCATGCAGGCAGAAGCCGTCTGGTACAACCGCAACATCTTCGAGCAGGCGGAGGGCAACTTCCAGCGGCGGCTCGCTTCTAACGGCAATGGACCTCTGTCGTCTCCACGGAGCCCAAACGCCAGAGGAGCTTTGACCTTTCACCCCAGGCGCAGCCAGGACCCACAGCAGGATCAGGGGCCGGCCGTCACCACTGTGAAGGCATCCGGCACCCCTCACCGTCAGTTAGGCAGAGGCCGAAACCGCACCTCCTCTGAAACTGAGCAGGGGAGCAAGGGCAGCAGGGGGGCACACCCGAGGAAGAGGGGCTTCTCTGAGACGGAAAACAGGCCGAGATGGGACAA taCCAACATGAGTGGACTGCAGTGCCTTGCCTCAGAGAACATCTGGTTCGACAAATACCGCTACGATGAGGCGGAGAAGCACTTCTACGAGGGAGCCAACGGCCCCACCACTCACCAGCAACAG GTGAAAACAGCCCAGCAGCCAGCCAAAGGGCGCCAGCAGAAACGGCAGCACAGAACT TCCTCCTCGCACTCAGGAGGAGACCAGGAGCTGGTGGCACGCATGAAGAGCCTGGAGCTGGAGAACCAGACCCTGCACAAAG TGGTGGAGGAGATGAGGGCAGCCCTGCAGAAGTTGGAGTCCAGAGTGGTTGTCCTGGAGAAGTCCCCTGCACCAGCAGCTGTCCCATGTGCTAAG GCTGCACCAGTCCAGGCAGCTCCAGTCAAACAGGTGAAGGTGGAAAATGGTGGTGATGACGACGACATAGACTTGTTTGGcagtgatgatgaagatgaagaagcgGAGCGCCTCAAGCAGGAGCGTCTGGAAGCCTACGCAGCCAAAAAGGCCAAGAAACCTGCCGTCATCGCAAAGTCATCCATCCTGTTGGATGTCAAACCT TGGGATGATGAGACGGATATGGCGAAGCTGGAGGAGTGCGTGCGCTCGGTGCAGATGGACGGGCTCCTGTGGGGAGCTTCAAAGCTGGTTCCAGTCGGTTATGGCATCAAGAAGCTGCAGATCAACTGTGTGGTCGAGGATGATAAAGTTGGCACAGATATCCTGGAGGAAGAAATCACCAAGTTTGAAGACCAT gtcCAGAGTGTTGATGTTGCTGCCTTCAACAAGATCTAA
- the eef1da gene encoding eukaryotic translation elongation factor 1 delta a (guanine nucleotide exchange protein) isoform X3, with protein MDQNPQQREVPQNAVPIGAFRQGNVPSVERGIISGDNVQFGRLRRRSHLSQSEGSGAEEERLGSSVEASGFYGQSPVLQGMQAEAVWYNRNIFEQAEGNFQRRLASNGNGPLSSPRSPNARGALTFHPRRSQDPQQDQGPAVTTVKASGTPHRQLGRGRNRTSSETEQGSKGSRGAHPRKRGFSETENRPRWDNTNMSGLQCLASENIWFDKYRYDEAEKHFYEGANGPTTHQQQSSSHSGGDQELVARMKSLELENQTLHKVVEEMRAALQKLESRVVVLEKSPAPAAVPCAKAAPVQAAPVKQVKVENGGDDDDIDLFGSDDEDEEAERLKQERLEAYAAKKAKKPAVIAKSSILLDVKPWDDETDMAKLEECVRSVQMDGLLWGASKLVPVGYGIKKLQINCVVEDDKVGTDILEEEITKFEDHVQSVDVAAFNKI; from the exons ATGGATCAAAATCCTCAGCAGAGAGAAGTCCCTCAGAACGCTGTCCCCATCGGGGCCTTCAGGCAGGGTAACGTTCCCTCTGTGGAGCGAGGAATCATCAGCGGAGACAACGTCCAGTTCGGGAGGCTGCGACGTCGTTCGCATTTGTCCCAGTCTGAGGGCTCCGGTGCTGAAGAGGAGCGCCTGGGCTCCTCTGTGGAGGCAAGTGGCTTCTATGGCCAAAGCCCCGTCCTCCAGGGCATGCAGGCAGAAGCCGTCTGGTACAACCGCAACATCTTCGAGCAGGCGGAGGGCAACTTCCAGCGGCGGCTCGCTTCTAACGGCAATGGACCTCTGTCGTCTCCACGGAGCCCAAACGCCAGAGGAGCTTTGACCTTTCACCCCAGGCGCAGCCAGGACCCACAGCAGGATCAGGGGCCGGCCGTCACCACTGTGAAGGCATCCGGCACCCCTCACCGTCAGTTAGGCAGAGGCCGAAACCGCACCTCCTCTGAAACTGAGCAGGGGAGCAAGGGCAGCAGGGGGGCACACCCGAGGAAGAGGGGCTTCTCTGAGACGGAAAACAGGCCGAGATGGGACAA taCCAACATGAGTGGACTGCAGTGCCTTGCCTCAGAGAACATCTGGTTCGACAAATACCGCTACGATGAGGCGGAGAAGCACTTCTACGAGGGAGCCAACGGCCCCACCACTCACCAGCAACAG TCCTCCTCGCACTCAGGAGGAGACCAGGAGCTGGTGGCACGCATGAAGAGCCTGGAGCTGGAGAACCAGACCCTGCACAAAG TGGTGGAGGAGATGAGGGCAGCCCTGCAGAAGTTGGAGTCCAGAGTGGTTGTCCTGGAGAAGTCCCCTGCACCAGCAGCTGTCCCATGTGCTAAG GCTGCACCAGTCCAGGCAGCTCCAGTCAAACAGGTGAAGGTGGAAAATGGTGGTGATGACGACGACATAGACTTGTTTGGcagtgatgatgaagatgaagaagcgGAGCGCCTCAAGCAGGAGCGTCTGGAAGCCTACGCAGCCAAAAAGGCCAAGAAACCTGCCGTCATCGCAAAGTCATCCATCCTGTTGGATGTCAAACCT TGGGATGATGAGACGGATATGGCGAAGCTGGAGGAGTGCGTGCGCTCGGTGCAGATGGACGGGCTCCTGTGGGGAGCTTCAAAGCTGGTTCCAGTCGGTTATGGCATCAAGAAGCTGCAGATCAACTGTGTGGTCGAGGATGATAAAGTTGGCACAGATATCCTGGAGGAAGAAATCACCAAGTTTGAAGACCAT gtcCAGAGTGTTGATGTTGCTGCCTTCAACAAGATCTAA